In one window of Bacteroidota bacterium DNA:
- a CDS encoding S-adenosylmethionine:tRNA ribosyltransferase-isomerase — protein sequence MKTDIYNYKNISTEDYYYSLPSERIAKFPLAKRDQSKLLVYKNENIYHDRFFNITKFIEKDSLIVLNNTKVIQARLNFRKETGAKIEIFCLEPYKPSDYEFCLNQTKKCEWKCTVGNLRKWKNEILLKTFSIENEDIKLSAKLLKRQTEYQIVEFSWKNEKISFAEILETLGETPIPPYLNRNAVENDKKNYQTIYSKPEGSVAAPTAGLHFTEPVFLGISKKQIKIEELTLHVGAGTFRPVKAKTIGEHEMHTETIFVSKKLINSLISKLGKIVAVGTTSLRTLETIYWLGVKIMDTNVFKECSFEISQWESYNLPQNIETNESLQTVVKYMETNGVETIECKTQIIIVPGYKFRIVNSLITNFHMPKSTLLLLIAAFIGNDWKKVYSNALENDYRFLSYGDSSILIRGNF from the coding sequence ATGAAAACAGATATCTACAATTATAAAAATATTTCAACAGAGGATTACTACTATTCGCTTCCATCAGAACGAATTGCAAAATTTCCATTAGCCAAAAGAGACCAGTCGAAATTGTTAGTTTATAAAAATGAAAATATCTATCACGACCGATTTTTCAACATTACAAAATTTATAGAAAAAGATAGTTTAATTGTTCTTAATAATACAAAAGTTATTCAGGCTCGATTGAATTTTCGGAAGGAAACCGGAGCAAAAATTGAGATATTTTGTTTAGAGCCTTATAAACCAAGTGATTATGAATTTTGTTTGAATCAAACCAAAAAATGCGAATGGAAATGTACGGTTGGAAATTTGCGAAAATGGAAAAATGAAATTCTTTTGAAGACTTTTTCAATTGAAAATGAAGATATTAAACTTTCAGCAAAATTATTGAAAAGGCAAACTGAATATCAAATTGTCGAATTTAGCTGGAAGAATGAGAAAATTTCGTTTGCAGAAATTCTTGAAACTTTGGGTGAGACTCCTATCCCACCCTATCTGAACAGGAATGCTGTGGAGAATGATAAAAAAAACTATCAAACTATATATTCAAAACCGGAAGGCTCTGTTGCGGCTCCAACTGCCGGTTTGCATTTTACTGAACCAGTATTTCTGGGAATTAGCAAGAAACAGATAAAAATTGAAGAGTTGACTTTACATGTTGGCGCCGGGACTTTTCGTCCTGTGAAAGCCAAAACAATTGGTGAACATGAAATGCATACCGAAACTATTTTTGTTTCAAAGAAATTAATAAACTCCTTGATTTCGAAACTTGGGAAAATTGTGGCTGTTGGCACTACATCGCTACGTACGCTTGAAACTATCTATTGGCTTGGTGTGAAAATTATGGATACAAATGTCTTCAAAGAGTGTAGTTTTGAGATTTCCCAATGGGAGTCGTATAATTTGCCTCAAAATATAGAAACAAATGAATCGCTGCAAACCGTAGTTAAATATATGGAAACCAATGGTGTTGAAACTATTGAATGCAAAACTCAAATAATAATTGTGCCCGGCTACAAATTTCGAATTGTCAATAGCTTAATCACAAATTTCCATATGCCAAAAAGCACTTTGTTGCTGTTGATTGCAGCTTTTATTGGAAATGACTGGAAAAAAGTTTATTCAAATGCATTAGAAAATGATTATAGATTTTTGAGCTATGGAGATAGTTCGATTCTGATTCGAGGGAACTTCTAA